One stretch of Plasmodium vivax chromosome 8, whole genome shotgun sequence DNA includes these proteins:
- a CDS encoding hypothetical protein, conserved (encoded by transcript PVX_119700A), translated as MRQQMRQQMKQQMKQQMKQLTGNQTDGHLANRAADRSADHESDGGGEEPPCGTDAHSCDRLQGGIPHVQACAPPTELTRVLAYASSQVIKSLHLRQHYINSKDYFMSLSLICNQLAAHRFEDRSFWNTLGERLTTLLRFEDVQKTMSVRWLALILNSFARVYVLNEPFLREASKYFRNCKEETLHTFDISQIANCFAKLNYGDATLFRHMEQQICERIDELSCQSISNICNAYSKLSLGSTTLYDHLIKAVTKNLQKFNEQEIANILNAYAKVGEKKHSHLFVNFLPHICEKIDLFKPVEMVMIANALSKCRLFSKTFFSLLGNYIWRNADRLEPSEWAILANVYASFNLRDLKFFYLIRKKVSDREHLLQHGNVAMLLHAFGKLHIRDEAFVINLVKRKKHIIGSLDSRNLTLFYVSLIKLNLSIPMEIFANLKLNISSKLHTFTDLALVSICYSSMFLSYFDMKLVSSILLLLNERRANSKSFAHQMHVTLFVLHSVYDFGEFSPKFLLCLHQLLSRAYQHIAQPNYYDINKSAIQKRISPFFPKSCLNVQAEVPVGPFVVDFLLTRRRPAARAAL; from the coding sequence ATGAGGCAGCAGATGAGGCAGCAGATGAAGCAGCAGATGAAGCAGCAGATGAAGCAGCTGACGGGGAACCAAACGGATGGCCACTTAGCAAACCGCGCGGCTGACCGCTCGGCTGACCACGAGTCCgatggagggggggaagagccccCCTGCGGAACGGACGCGCACTCCTGCGACCGCTTGCAGGGGGGTATCCCCCATGTGCAGGCTTGCGCGCCCCCGACCGAACTGACGCGCGTTCTGGCGTACGCGAGCAGCCAGGTGATCAAGAGCCTGCACCTGCGGCAGCACTACATCAACAGTAAGGACTACTTCATGTCCCTCTCGCTGATATGCAACCAGCTGGCGGCACACCGATTTGAGGACCGTTCCTTTTGGAACACCCTGGGGGAAAGGCTAACCACATTGTTACGCTTTGAGGATGTGCAGAAGACCATGTCCGTGCGATGGCTAGCCTTAATCTTAAACTCTTTCGCAAGGGTATACGTACTGAATGAGCCTTTCCTGAGAGAGGCCTCCAAATATTTTAGAAATTGCAAAGAAGAAACTTTACACACATTTGACATTTCGCAAATAGCTAACTGTTTTGCGAAACTCAATTACGGGGATGCTACGCTGTTCAGGCATATGGAGCAGCAGATCTGCGAAAGGATAGACGAACTGAGTTGCCAGTCGATTAGCAACATATGCAATGCGTATAGTAAACTGAGTCTGGGGAGCACGACTTTATATGACCATTTGATCAAAGCGGTGAcgaaaaatttgcaaaaatttaacgAACAAGAAATCGCCAACATACTAAATGCGTACGCAAAAgtgggcgaaaaaaaacattcccatttgtttgttaattttttacctcatatttgcgaaaaaattgaCCTCTTCAAGCCAGTCGAAATGGTGATGATCGCTAATGCGCTCTCCAAGTGTAGGCTATTCAGtaaaacctttttttccctcctggGGAACTACATTTGGAGGAATGCAGACCGGTTGGAACCATCCGAGTGGGCCATACTTGCCAACGTATACGCGAGCTTCAACCTCAgagatttaaaatttttttatctcatcAGAAAAAAGGTGAGCGATAGGGAACATTTGCTGCAGCATGGAAATGTAGCCATGCTGCTGCACGCCTTTGGGAAATTACATATACGCGATGAGGCATTCGTTATAAATTTagttaaaaggaaaaaacacattATAGGTTCGCTGGACAGCCGCAACTTGACCCTGTTTTACGTTTCGCTCATCAAATTAAATTTGAGCATTCCGATGGAGATTTTCGCCAACTTGAAGCTAAACATTTCGAGCAAGCTGCACACCTTTACCGATTTGGCCTTGGTGTCCATATGCTACTCGTCCATGTTCCTCTCCTACTTTGACATGAAGCTGGTCAGCTCCATCCTGCTTCTTCTAAATGAGAGGAGAGCAAATAGCAAATCGTTTGCACACCAAATGCATGTCACTTTGTTTGTGCTACACTCTGTATACGACTTTGGGGAGTTTTCTCCAAAATTTCTTCTCTGCTTGCATCAGCTTTTGAGTAGGGCATACCAGCACATTGCGCAGCCCAACTATTACGACATTAACAAGTCAGCTATTCAGAAGAgaatttctcctttttttcccaaaagtTGCCTGAACGTTCAGGCGGAAGTGCCCGTTGGCCCCTTCGTCGTGGATTTCCTCCTGACCAGGCGGCGGCCGGCGGCGCGCGCCGCGTTGTGA
- a CDS encoding hypothetical protein, conserved (encoded by transcript PVX_119695A): MTPLKVISRQRSRFSTLAALKKKWQDLSSYITKESDMAHWRELNAKLSEAEVLVQKQEREEFRRVDWGAWAEKISNKEALLCMKNFYDHQMNALDELEQSEGKEPKEKKKSKEDELFEEALKNCKEAEKASAKLLIDGAKTLWINFHNPPVSTLDNNEWIDSDLYWQAFVEKHATYNLNSKTLTPEDEENKSVEKNEWKKKTTKFNERSDTPILYDYMINLPSWEYYDINRRIFLENMIYFLLRTGLSYKFFPELFRWKWKTHIEDLRFQYLEVAQRRRKNYQLVTAKREVPLELQPSDYEHKGEEYHLKLLQHFRDYQNLVLSRLMGNYIFLCDPFIPVQTEEMLQQLLSTYEGGKLFKLSNDQVNSLFYLPPPCDENKTSVPYKPLDALANFVHYLKGKNVKLNDSYFSFLKIISQVLQERGEYWLNLPNENFADSFLRRYNKDDSMFPVFVDYVAQLRENFESKVEVPPDMYHDEVKRIEEKYLEECSFFDNLVGAFLTDDISLSHEEGAVPDLVKLDANQIKKLLGEGKLRVVHPETRQEVRDPALVAELARQREAQRQAIHEFVKSLPV, encoded by the exons ATGACTCCCCTGAAAGTTATTAGCAG GCAGCGCAGCCGCTTCAGCACGCTGGCGgcgctgaagaagaagtggcAGGACCTGAGCTCCTACATAACGAAGGAAAGTGACATGGCCCACTGGAGGGAGCTGAACGCCAAGCTCTCCGAGGCAGAGGTGCTGGTGCAGAAGCAGGAGCGCGAGGAGTTTCGGCGAGTCGACTGGGGCGCCTGGGCCGAGAAGATCAGCAACAAGGAGGCCCTGCTGTG CATGAAGAACTTCTACGACCACCAAATGAACGCCCTGGACGAGCTGGAGCAGAGCGAGGGCAAAGAgccgaaggagaagaagaagagcaaaGAGGACGAGCTGTTCGAGGAGGCCCTAAAAAACTGCAAGGAGGCGGAAAAGGCGTCGGCCAAGCTCCTCATAGACGGAGCGAAAACCTTGTGGATCAACTTCCATAACCCACCAGTGAGCACCCTGGATAACAACGAATGGATTGACAGCGACCTGTACTGGCAAGCATTTGTAGAAAAACACGCCACATACAACCTGAACAGCAAGACATTAACGCCGGAAGatgaggaaaacaaaagtgtagaaaaaaatgagtggaaaaaaaaaacaacaaaatttaatgaaagAAGTGATACCCCCATCCTGTATGACTACATGATTAACCTCCCCTCATGGGAATACTACGACATCAATAGGAGAATTTTCCTCGAaaatatgatttattttttattaaggaCAGGATTAAGTTATAAGTTTTTccctgaactgttcaggtgGAAATGGAAAACACACATTGAAGATTTGCGTTTCCAATATTTGGAGGTAGcccagaggaggaggaaaaattacCAACTGGTCACAGCAAAGAGGGAAGTACCTCTGGAACTGCAGCCATCAGATTATGAACACAAAGGAGAGGAGTACCACTTGAAGCTCCTCCAACATTTTAGGGACTATCAAAATTTAGTTCTTTCTCGCCTTATGGggaattacatttttttgtgtgaccCCTTCATTCCGGTGCAAACAGAGGAGATGTTACAACAGCTGTTGAGTACCtacgagggggggaagctctTCAAACTGAGTAACGACCAGGTGAATTCTCTCTTCTATCTACCCCCACCTTGCGATGAAAACAAAACGAGTGTACCATACAAACCGCTAGACGCACTGGCCAACTTTGTTCACTACTTGAAGggtaaaaatgtgaagttAAATGattcttatttttcctttttaaaaattatttcccaAGTTTTACAAGAAAGGGGGGAATACTGGCTGAACCTTCCAAATGAGAATTTCGCCGACTCTTTTTTAAGAAGATACAACAAGGACGATTCCATGTTCCCTGTCTTTGTGGACTACGTTGCGCAACTGAGAGAGAATTTTGAAAGCAAAGTGGAGGTTCCACCAGACATGTATCACGACGAAGTTAAACGCATTGAGGAGAAGTACCTGGAGGAGTGCTCCTTCTTTGACAATTTGGTTGGGGCATTTTTAACGGACGACATTTCCCTCTCCCATGAGGAAGGAGCCGTTCCTGACTTGGTCAAGCTGGACGCCAACCAAATTAAGAAGTTACTCGGCGAGGGGAAGCTCCGGGTGGTGCACCCCGAAACGCGGCAGGAGGTGCGCGACCCCGCCCTCGTCGCGGAGCTCGCGCGCCAGCGGGAGGCCCAGCGCCAGGCGATCCACGAGTTTGTGAAGTCGCTCCCGGTTTAG